The Porites lutea chromosome 9, jaPorLute2.1, whole genome shotgun sequence sequence taCAGTCTGCACGTacggtctgcacagtctgcagtctgcatgcAGTttgcagtctgcatggtctgcgtttTAACATGACCATTTTAATGCTGTAAACTCTGAACTTCATCATACTTCAGTTCTAAAAGAAGGTTACTGGAATAGTATCTTTCAGTGTGACTGATTCTGTGTTCTTGAACTTACCATTAAGAACAACTTACTGTCTTTGTTACTTTTAACCCAGATGATTATAATGTAGCCCTTGACATCTAGCATTGTTGTATGTAAGCACCAAATCTGGTGCATGTGATAGGTCAGTTAACAGAGTAACTGTGAGACAGCTATTGTAGACTGCTGTATTATTTtctcaaaatgtttttattataGATTTATCATATTACAGGTACATGTGTGAATTCCAAATCTTGTAatgtttacatgtatttcataTGTCTATTTGTGAATGTTCTGACAAAGAGTGAAACACATGTTCAGACCATAGTCAACTTGATATGCATTTACTATCTAGTAATTGCTTGGGTGATGTCTACATTAATCTGTTTCACAgattaataatataataaatattatattgaTCATATCCACAGGTTAAGTACACCAGCTAAGGACTAATGAAGGCACTACCATATTTTTCTACTGATCAACAGGTTGTCTATGATGATCTGGTTTTGTACATCAGTGCAAAAACCAAAGATGAAAGAAAAGAGTGGGTGGATTCCATTCAAGATGGTACTTAAgtagattctttttttttgttgataaAGACAAAGATGATTGATGAGGAGCCTTGATGCTCTCACTCCTAGACCATTGTATAACAGGATTATTTGTCATTCTTACTAttaaatctgtggatgaaactCTGTGGGGTTACCATTCAAGTAAAACCTCTTTGCTAGACCTTTTGGTCATCACTAGAGGTCTTTGATGTGACTAATTATAAGGTGAAATTAATGGAAGTGTAAAGTCATTATAgtacttaacccattcgctcttggagattttgcagaaaaatgggttttgaagctagtcgagtggttttctggtcactgttgtgctataaagagctaaaacttaccacaaactggtttacagatTGTACAcctcgcggccttctgatccagatgcaaaatatcagcttgcgaagtttgggcatgtgcagaaagcaaaatttcaaggtagtttttgggtttaaaagtgacacagctttctctcctcccttcttttttcgcttttctcgcctcatttttttttctcttgctgggcatttagtaggcttcattttggtgggaagagtttttaggaaagcttttagcatcttaggattaggtgaaaggaaaggtaggtgagcaatggaacaagattttcattgagattttcaggtcaatgttacgtggttttttgcttctttctccggtgtccttgactgaattgtgctcagtctggtatggtttgaaagttCTCTTCACTCTGTACATgtacaagttagcgaagaaagttgtccttgaccgttaaaatgattaacgtcacaaagggtagaaaggacctggatccacacgggcggttacgggcggttcaggtgCGAATGGTTTAAATTTAAAGGTAAGGGTTACATACTCTATACATCTGATAATAACACTTTGTTTCTAGAGTGTAGTGGTAACAAGTTTCTCCTTATGGAATATCATCCTGGAATTTTTGTAAATAAGTGGACATGCTGTGATAGGAGGGAGAAGACAGCTCAAGGCTGTCAGAAATCTTTTGCTGCAAATGAGAAAGATGGCTATCAAGGTAAGAGCAAACATTTTATAGACTACTATGAATTACTATGAATTTACCAAAAATGTTCCGAAAGTTGCAAGTATAAGTATGATTAATGGAATCTGAAGCTCGTTTTGATGCCCCAGACATAAAGGGGCAAGAGTTTTGggataattattatttcaagtGACTGAGTTTGAAATCTTGTACTTGTACTCAAACTCATACTCATAGTCAAATCTTAATGTCcatttctcccggcccgactgaccacccctgggtctccgaggattaACCATATCAAGACAGGTTGTTAATTTTTAACCCCTTGCCTACTAGAGCCGAATACACCCAGCAACCAGCAACCTTTCTCAACTACCAGAGTTCCTTTCCTAATGACCAGAGTTTTGGTGATTTCATTTGTCTGAggacatatatatatatatgtccTGGGTTGCTGAAGGACCCCACACAGGATGTATATATATGTCCTTGGTAGACAAGGGGTTAATTAAACTGAATAATTTTGCATAAGACATTAACATTTAAAGTTGTATTCCAGGCTTAGTTACTAGACTAAGGCAACCTCCTTCCTTTGGTCAGGCACCAGTAGCAGCATTTGGTCATGGTATTTAGTTGTGCCTAAAAATATGATGTATCTTTTATATATTTGAATATCCACCCCCATGACTGACACCTCTAAAATATTCACTTGCAAATGTTAATAGTTTATAGTCTAGCAAAATTGAGATTATATTCATAGCTGTCCCTTCTTTCATTGTAGATGTATGGGAAATACCCAGATCAGAAATAGTGCTTGGAAAGGTGTTAGATTCAGGCGCGTTTGGGGTGAGTgtaaatcatcttttttgacTACTGTTTTGCAAAATGGATGATGAACAGGTAAGGCAGCCAGCTCCCAGCTGGAGGCCCCTGATCCCTTCCTTGATTGGCAAGTACTGCAAAcctaaaattacagtgaaacctgtattaagcggacaccctcagGGAATGCTGTAATGTCTGCTTAATAAAGGGTGTCTGCCTAATACAGGTTTTGATaaataacgtcatatgaggtgtcaaatgccattcaaatgaacggtggaaacgtttagaatactcccagagactataacgatatacgtttgcattaatttctttattaaagaggaccaattgatcatagtaccataaacatagattgcaactcaaatttgaagaactcagatgagtgaaacaagctctatacaaactaAACGAAATATAATTCAATagtgtactgtgaaactaatcaaataagatcgtcaagtcacgttttttaatgtaacaatcgaaaaatttgtgggtggcagtcttttgcatttctggtttctggcatgttgggtggtggaatttaattataagtgtccgtttaatacaggttggcaacaatagaaatgaccatttcaggtactttttaggtgtctgtgtccgcttaatagaggtgtccgctcataaaggtttcatttaacgtaaataagggaaataaatttggggacctCTGCTactgtctgcttaatagagggtgtccgcttaatatgGTGTCCGCTTagacaggtttcactgtataagCCTCCAAACTGAAACAGCTGACAGTTCAGGCACCTGTCATACTGATAAAACAGCAGTGAATTAGCTACTGGTAATCTGCAATTTCTGGATATTTCCTTGCAATAATAATTTCCTGGTAGTGTAACTTTGCAAGGGCAGTGAATATCAAGTAGCTGAATGATGATGCTGAGATATTCATTTTTCATACAACAGACTGTGAGACAAGGCTGGTGGCAAGGTACTCCTGTGGCTGTTAAAATGAGGAAGGAAGTCCCCATGTCTAAAGATGTCATGTCTGAAGATGACTTCATAAATGAAGCAAAAGTCATGACGTAAGTGCAGTTATTTACCtccttaatacagacacttcaAGTGAAAAAACCTAGTGTTTGCTTAACAGAAGTGTAACAGTTCATTAATTTCAATGGAAGGCAAATGGGTAGCCTGTGTAGAACTTTTCCACACCCCAAACCCCCTCCAGGATTTCTGAAAAACTGAAACCTGCAAAGACACGACCTAAGGGTTGAAAACATAACTTTAAATACTGtgtcgtttgttttgttttttgaggcAGTGGCGCAAAAGTTTTTTGAATTGATCACAAATTAGAAATATTTTAAAGCAAACCAGATGCTTAATTAATAAGAATGTACTTAGTTGCCTCTTTCTTTTCTAACAAGCCAATGAATGTTTTGCACTTCAGAAAACTCCACCACCCTCATGTGGTTCAGCTGTTTGGTGTTTACAGCGAGAAGCCCATTTATATCATCACAGAATTTATGACACAAGGTgggatattatttttattaacgCTGCTTGAATTAACCACAATCAGTGTTTTTCTGTGGTCTTGTAACCTCTCTCCTTCTTATAATTTCACTTTTCCTGATCAGTAATGACCCTACAAGATATTATGTTAAAAGAAGCATTCAAACCTTGAGAGAAAAACGCTATACACTTATTCTCTTTAGTATATTGCCAGCCAACCTGCTTTTAGAGATTTTGTTttaggagaaaaagaaagaaaacttcttTGAATTTAGCAGTTAGCTCGCGCTAGAGATCAACtcatgatttattttgttgacaaTTTAGGATGCCTTTTAGCCTATTTACGGAAACATCAAAATCACCTGCAACCTCCACAAATGACAGAAATGGTTCGGCAGGTAGCCTATGCTATGACTTATCTGGAAAGTAGGAACTTTATCCACAGAGATCTGGTAAGTTAAAATGCAAACATTTTGGAATCGGTGTTATGCAACTGTTGTTAGGGAGCTTAGGAAAGTACGCCACCACAACTCAACGGGACGGcagaaacacaaaacaaaacaaccaaaaaaaaccaTGATAGGTTTCAGCGAGTAAAACAAGACTTCTACATGTGCGTCATTGTTTCAACGAATTCCGACCTTCTTAAATTTCAAACTGAGTGCCCTTACTTAGTCATGCTGCTAACTGATGTCATCATTTTTGTCATCTTTAATCAGGCAGCAAGAAACTGTCTCATAGGAGATAATAATATAGTAAAAGTAGCGAATTTTCATTCAGCGAGGtgggttatttttttcttattagaAATAGTGAACTACTTGATGTTTTTAGTTGTGTTCACACGTGTTTCATAAAACTAAGTGAATGTTTTATTTGGACCCGTCAGAGGAACACCAGGGGCAACTGAACAATCCAAGGAGTCAAGCGCGAGAAACCGCTTCTGTTCAATTCGAGtcgtgttctgattggttgatggaGTGTGGCGTTAGatttttattaacaaatttCAAAGCTTGGCGATGCAGATAAATCAAAATGATCGTGAAGTTACTTTCGACTCTCCACTGTTTTCTCCGCTAAAAAACCAAGCTTTATGTTAAGTCTCCAGAGTGGTTTATACTAcgactaatattattattctctCTTAACATGTTATTGTTGATTCCCGACAGATATGTCATTGACGATGAATACACGGCACCAGAGGGCACAAAATTCCCTATAAAATGGGCGCCCCCTGAGGTCATTCTCTATACTAAGTTCAGTAGTAAATCGGACATCTGGGCTTTTGGTAAGCCGCCATTCAAGTTATTGTTTAATACATCTCGCTGTATTTATGTTGCTTTTCTGTTTGTCCTCGTCGTTTTTTCTGCCTGGTTTCCTTTTACATTGCTGCCTTTAGTTTTGACGAATTGAACAGTCATAACTCAGTGATATATCTTTCTATTGATAGGTGTTTTAACATGGGAAATATACACTGGAGGAAAAACGCCCTTTCCCGGAAGGACCAACAAGGCTGCTGTTGAAAAGGTCAGCACTCTTCTCCTCAGCTGACGTAGATAAAAGTTTACCCCTGCCAAGTCTTCTCTTGGCTCACTCTGCACCtcgaatatttttttcatttatgatttttttgtGATACCGTAGCCATGTTTTTTCAGGCTTAATGAACCAATCGTAGAATAAGCTTAAATATTCTTATCGGAAGAGCTGTTCGCATTAAGGCCACAATAGGATAGTTTGCTTTGCTAAAATAAGATTTAAATGCTGGCTAAGATCAGGTGCACGAAGATCCCCTGCTTCAGTTTCCATCTCCCGACGACCTCCTCGCTCTTCGCACGCATAAAAAGGAGGTGTTCAATTTTCAGTTCATGTAACGCATGTCTAGCAAGGTACGATTCCTGCCTaatccctaggcctcattattctgCGCGGCTAAAGCGTTTTGGGTCACATGGTCCAGTcgaccgagagggactgggaaaaaggccgtacagggactaggcgaCTGGGCACTATTGTGTAGGCAAGTAAGATTCAAGGTTACGCGCGCACAATAGTCtcatctttttcagttttacgtACTATTTGAAGAGCTTTTAGTTTAAAAGATGCGATAGTTTAAGGAATTTTCTTCACTGATCAATGTAGaaaaaatgtttgatatttgTTTAACAGGTTATGAATGGTGATCGACTACTAAAACCAAGAAGGTGTCCTGAGGAGATGTTTAGAATTGTGGAGAGGTGTTGGCATGCGGTAAGCTGCTTGCAGtgtcacattatttttttttctcagtggtATCAGGTTGAATTACTCTTTTTACGAGTGAAGAATTGTGATCAAAGTTCACAGACACTAGAAAAGAATTAAGAGTATAGATTATTTGAACCTCGGAGACAGAACAGATACCGTGGAAAAAGAGATTTCTTCAGTTATGTCTGCGTTTGTCTtggtttgcttttttttgcgATAGGATTTTATAAAAATACTGTGTGGGAAAATCCTGAAAAAATTGATTCGCGTCTACCTTTTCGTTGCGTTGTTGGTGAAAAGTCTTGTGACTAACTTAAAACTTTTAGCTGATCAGAGGTACAGCACATGaggattttctaaaatttcaagcCAATCAGAACTTTGAAAACTTGGCGCTTTCCCTTCAAAAACGTCTGCAAGAAGGAAAAACTTTCTCTAaatttagttgttgttgttcttttccCCAAGGAACCAGAGTGCAGACCGGCTTTCGCGTCAGTCTACAGAAGTATTCTAGAGTTTACTGGTGAAGATAACCTCCCTTTGGAGAGTAAGGCGCAATAAAgatatactatactatactaaactcactcactcactcactataccaaaaaatttaatataatcATATTTAGCGGAaatggacaaaacaaaaacaaaacaaatttcaaataCGCAAATGAAAATATAGaaattatcaacaaacaaacataCCTAGGAATATAAATGACATCATCTGGTCGTTACGCCTGTGCAAGGAAAATTCTTAGTAAAAAGGCTACTGAAATTGTCTTCACAATTAAACGATTACTCTCCAACATCGATTCTTCAGCGGTCGAGACAAGGAATAAACTTTTCGATGCCCTTGTTAAACCTGTACTACTTTACGGTTGTGAAATACGGGGGCCAGAACTACTATCTTATAAGACACATTTTGATAAAAGTACAATTGAGCAAGTTCAAAAAGTACAATTGAGCaagcgttttcggcgagttagcgctattaCCAAAACagcgctaactcgccgaaaacgcttgaaaacggcctgagacgcgagcaaacaacaaagaatacaataaggcaataaggtaagtcgattttatttaaaaacataacatttttttcctcttttaagaaaaaccgtttacatcccatacaagcctttgtaaataaccgtttgtaacacaacaccgctcgcaagcaagagtcacgtccgcgttcatgtaatgagcttgggccgcctgtgcttGGAAGAATACCTAAAGATAGTTAGAAACCCAGCTCATAGAATCAGTATGACTAAACTACGATTGGGAGTTCATACTTAACGTATACAAACAgggaaatatgaaaataaagaaGCTTCTATACCAGTAGAGGAAAGGCTTTGTTTGGTTTGCAAAAGAAACTGCATAGAAGACGAGAAACACTTCTTAACTGATTGTACTGAATAAGAGAGTCTTAGACAGcaactttattttcatatttctgAAAATGATGCAACCTTCATGAATTTAACAGATCATGACAGAACGTTATATTTACTCAGACTGGGCAATGACAAAACTTCACATGTTATAGCCAAATATGCCCATCtaatgtttaaaaaacgaaaacagttCGTGAGTCAAAAATCCAATTTATTAGGTAATTAAATTATAGTATGATTATTATCGAAATGGTATATGCCGTATAATTTTGTTGTTTCCGttcatatttctttcttttttaaatttgttgtagttGAAAAAACCTTTATTGTAACTAGACCGATGCCTCTCTTTGGAAAGTAAGGCGCAATGAAgatatactatactatactatactgtACCGTACCGTACCGTACCGTACCGTactatttaacaaatagattccatgttgccgtgcgtctgttcagtaatagatcacagatgacgtcagaatgtcgtaaaaacaaagaagtggcacacgagccgcaggccagtgtgtcactgttgtttttacctcattttgacgtcctctgtgatctattactgaacagacccacggcaacatggaatctatttgttttatacaatgatcagaaaagaaaaagaccgatacacatacttgcctcgaaccgcttgaccttttgaggatttgtgctagtttaggcattttttaagtcccaaacccaacttttcatcttagcttcttctttatcttacttgtgtacagtttcttcgaaaagtttttcaccgtcttttcttgctcaaagaagaatagtagcgaaaacaatttgcaaaacagcgagtctctcgtagcgaagacacacgatggcaactgttgtgaagatttcttgtagtttaggcattgtcaagtagtcaatagcttttttggtctccgtttctccatttttcttctttgtaaatagctcctgctaaactttttccgaagctttcacttgcctcaatccgaaataatctcacaaacattttcaaaaccgcgtgccatgttgaacaaaacaaagaaaacaagtttcccgtgacgtcatccatgtatctgtactctaatagattatgggcaacgaccaatcacagcgcgcgtagcattcacattATTGTATaaactatactatactatactatactacactatactatactatactatactatactatactatactatactatactatactatactatactatactatactatactatactatactatactatactatactatactcaCTCAGTCActcattcactcactcactcactcactcactcactcactcattccttccttccttcctttatatatttatttataggTACGTATCTACAAAAAAACCAGCCAGATGGAGACAAACGCATCAAAAGTAAAGGAAGTGCGCCAAACAGTGCGAAAGCCCCTGTGTACAGTCATAGTCGGATCCACTTAGCGATATGGGACATCCAATGATCTGTGTTATAGGTCACTAATCATAAACACCTGCCTTTTTTATCAGATTCATTTGTACCACCAGAGATTCGAGCACGGGGCCCAGAAGCCAAACTTGCCTTCCAAAAAGCCCTGCAGAATGGAAAGGTGAAAGTTTACCGTGGTCGTATAATGCTACTTGGCCAGGACAGGGCGGGCAAAACGAGTCTCAAAAAATCTCTTTTAGGAATGCCTTTCAACCCACAGGAAGAGAGTACGGTTGGAGTTGAAGTTGATCCTTCAAAATGCCAAGTGGACATCGACCAAATTAAAAATTGGGAGCCCATAAAAGATAAGAAGCTTGAAGTATCTGAGTTTGCTGAAGACATTGCAATGCTCATCGCGAAGGATCTGAGTAAAGGACAAGGTGACAAACAAGATCTTTCGCAGCCCGCGGGAGTCTTAGAAGAGGTACCTTTGATGAAACATTGTACattttttgtaacctttgtTGCTGTAGTCGAGATGacgattttgtttctttagcaTAAAACTGAGACTTCAATGAGGTTATCTCAACCCACGGCTTCGTctgattttgttttgctgttgtttaatgTTGTATTTTTGTTCTCCGAACAGTGGAGATGTTATTTGCTGATCTATTATGTTGAACTCAAGGCTAGGGCGCCATTTCAAGTCTTTAATTAAAGAATGCAAAACATCAGTTTACTTTTCGGTCAGTGGAAGCTAACTTGGGGTCCTTTAGTCAAGTTCAAATTTTTCTAAAGCTTGTTATACACCTGATTTTTTTGTAGAGGAAAATGGACGAATTGGACGGCATTAGACCAAAGCAATCTGAGACCTCTTCACCCGTAGCTGAGTCGACAACGAATATAAAACCTGAAAGCTCCTCAGAGCTTCATTGCTCCAGGGATGATATTGCAGAGGAGAAAAGTTTAAGCAGTTCATCAGATCAAGGTGTGCAGTTAAATATCGACACCACTGCAGCGTTGTCGGACGATGTCACAGAATTGGTCATTCAATACTTGGAGCGGCTTAAATTGGATGATGACATCAAAGCAAAGGAAGTCATTTTGACGCTGTGGGATTTTGCTGGACAGCACCTATACTATGCGTCACATCCTGTCTTTCTTTCACCGCGAGCAGTGTACGTCTTGGTGTATAATCTTAGCAAAAGTCTAAGTGCTGAGGCTCAGCCCTGTGTGAGACAAGGTATTCATGACCTTCTCCTGGACAACCCAAACAGTGAGACCAATTTAGATAATTTACTGGCCTGGTTAGTTTCTGTTCATAGCATTCGTCGTCCCGCAGAGAGTAAAGCTGTGCAAGGTTCAGATCATCAAGGCAGGAACTCGCCCTATCTTCGTCCACCAGTCTTCATTGTTGGTACAAATGCTGATCACCCTTTTGAAAACCCCAAGAAAATGGAAAAGTGCATCGAAAGGGGTATGTCGGGCAACACTTACGAAGAGCACGTGATCAGGCCATTCTTTGCTGTCGATAACACTCAGTCGCATAACGATGACGGGATCCAGAAACTACAGAGGAAAATTATTGAGGTATTGAAACGAGAACCCTACATGGGTGAAGAGGTACCAATTAGGTGCGTTTCACAAAAGAGTATGTTCTATTCAAAGTAGTAATGCGGTACCCTTTTTTGGATTGGGTTGAAAAGTGCAAGTAAAGGGAAACTCAATATAAGACGTCTACTTCATTTATGTCAGGTTCCGCTATTACAAAATTAGCTGCAGTGTTTATGTATAATGGAAAATTTTAcatattttgttgttaaatgAAATATCGTGGCATttcgtcattattattattattacagttgAGGGGTTTAGACCTCTCAGAACAACTTGCAGCTCTTCTATAAGCAAGCTAGACTTAAAGTGAAATATTTAATTCCCTTAATGCAAAAACCAAATACACAAAGTCAAACCCACTTTTTTTACCTCCAATCCTTTTTCGGTCGACTTTGCTTGTAACGGTTTTTTCGTTGTCCCTTTATTGTTCACGATAGGTGGTTCAATTTCGAAAAAGTTGTCGAGGCATTGGTTGCGAAGAAAACTTTCCACATGTCCCTAGACCAGCTTCTGACCGTCACCAGAAGAGTTTGCCAAATCGAGGACGATGCGGAGTTGACGGCCATGTTGAATTTCTATCATGATCTTGGTGTTATAGTCAAGCATGGCCATACAGTAGTGCTGCAGGCTCAGTGGCTAATAAACCTATTTAAACAACTGATAACTGTCCCGCCTTTCAATGAGGTGGTAAGTAAGTCATTTCGAAGACGGGGACGAGTACGAGTTCTAGATTTTGCTCAATACAAAGTAAAGCGCTCGTGAAACAGTTTCCTTCTTGGGAAAAACCTGACAGCCGTCGTCTTTTTATTTCGAGTTTTAGCGATAATATcctagtggcggaaacaagagTTGTCGGATGTTagacgttttatcattttgagATCGGGAAAGGGcataacctccttcaataaggGTAATGGTGCTATCTTTTCTGCTAAAAAAGTTCTTAAGCATTTTGGGTATCTCATACACAAAAAAAGTCTTTAATTCAATTATAGTACTCGTAGttgttctcgtcctcgaatctaaaggtctctaattgTGCGTTTGAGCGAGTTACGTGTTTTTATCCCCAGGTCGATACGAGTCATTcgtaaactggtgcatgtcccATACGTCTGCATTTACTATCCTTTACGAAAatctctttaaaaattttgaatatctCCGTTAATGAGAACTTTATTCATGTGTTCCCTTGTTTTTATACTCCTAAGGTATTGGATGCACATCTATAGTCAACTGTAACATTTATTGATATAAAGTCTTTTACCATAACCTGAACGATTTCGTTTACATCTGTTGGTCAACTGCTATTGTCTGTACGAACATAGACAACCTCTTGATAGCGCAAACATTTTTCGCAGCCCTCGCTCGCGAGTTTCTGGCGAACATCTCTGGAATTAGGCATTCAAGGACTTCTGTCAGTGTTAttgcaaacaaaaacacaaatcgATCATACTAACGACAGACGTGCGTgagatttattcatattttgaaGATGTTTTTGAATTGTTCCGTATTTTAGGATCCTGTATTTTCCAAATGTTGGCGCGAGCTAGAGGAAAACGGCATCCTTAGAATGGCTCTTGTAGATCACGTTTTCACGGAATTCATTCAGAATGGCCTTTTAAAGCAGGACATTCTTGATATGATGGAGCTGTATGGCTTAATTGGCAAGTTCTCCTGCTCGTCTTCGACAAACGCTCAG is a genomic window containing:
- the LOC140948086 gene encoding tyrosine-protein kinase SRK3-like; this encodes MYFDQGEQRELKVSVMWKRAQRKKMLTSVNWKERVFVLTPITLNYFEGSAEKRGKRKGSIPLSSVKAVEFVEDTAFDHEVKKYCFQVVYDDLVLYISAKTKDERKEWVDSIQDECSGNKFLLMEYHPGIFVNKWTCCDRREKTAQGCQKSFAANEKDGYQDVWEIPRSEIVLGKVLDSGAFGTVRQGWWQGTPVAVKMRKEVPMSKDVMSEDDFINEAKVMTKLHHPHVVQLFGVYSEKPIYIITEFMTQGCLLAYLRKHQNHLQPPQMTEMVRQVAYAMTYLESRNFIHRDLAARNCLIGDNNIVKVANFHSARYVIDDEYTAPEGTKFPIKWAPPEVILYTKFSSKSDIWAFGVLTWEIYTGGKTPFPGRTNKAAVEKVMNGDRLLKPRRCPEEMFRIVERCWHAEPECRPAFASVYRSILEFTGEDNLPLESKAQ
- the LOC140948087 gene encoding uncharacterized protein, with amino-acid sequence MTSSGRYACARKILSKKATEIVFTIKRLLSNIDSSAVETRNKLFDALVKPVTNHKHLPFLSDSFVPPEIRARGPEAKLAFQKALQNGKVKVYRGRIMLLGQDRAGKTSLKKSLLGMPFNPQEESTVGVEVDPSKCQVDIDQIKNWEPIKDKKLEVSEFAEDIAMLIAKDLSKGQGDKQDLSQPAGVLEERKMDELDGIRPKQSETSSPVAESTTNIKPESSSELHCSRDDIAEEKSLSSSSDQGVQLNIDTTAALSDDVTELVIQYLERLKLDDDIKAKEVILTLWDFAGQHLYYASHPVFLSPRAVYVLVYNLSKSLSAEAQPCVRQGIHDLLLDNPNSETNLDNLLAWLVSVHSIRRPAESKAVQGSDHQGRNSPYLRPPVFIVGTNADHPFENPKKMEKCIERGMSGNTYEEHVIRPFFAVDNTQSHNDDGIQKLQRKIIEVLKREPYMGEEVPIRWFNFEKVVEALVAKKTFHMSLDQLLTVTRRVCQIEDDAELTAMLNFYHDLGVIVKHGHTVVLQAQWLINLFKQLITVPPFNEVDPVFSKCWRELEENGILRMALVDHVFTEFIQNGLLKQDILDMMELYGLIGKFSCSSSTNAQVQEYFVPAQLRSTPSGLCEIRPSDSDPCPLYIHFPDGFVPYGLFSQLLSRSISWCSQQGLKQSPQLFNNGARLFIGMQSAFELFLICRTRFIKVVLKMSQRCRSMTGPLTAASTKMANEVRAFFEASLKALTSELSWLQNLQYELCVACCLCLQNGDQCTKHESKSCSQDECLHLLRVHPGEEPICTKSHNGELVKVNGLEKWFQAYKAQHDEETLECPFVCNEILKDFASLKCGKPSTDDLLLIAYDLGSSWKMFGRVLNLDKPQLEQIEEDERKLIEKSYGMLKKWLESCGGTATYQSLAVAFQQLGRTDLAAKYCNVHSDPCKAKAGTPCSKDLLDIAGEFGASWKMFCRALHLTEATLAEIEENERDMVSKCHAVLRMWTEKWGSEATYQRLAQALQHPAVKHSNLAAKYCHVDKSTS